In the genome of Populus nigra chromosome 9, ddPopNigr1.1, whole genome shotgun sequence, one region contains:
- the LOC133703404 gene encoding GDSL esterase/lipase At5g55050 → MGNKSFLPSFLVGFALILSLKFANAQMVPAIFVFGDSLVDVGNNNYLPVSVAKADFPHNGIDFPTKKATGRFSNGKNAADFLAQKVGLPTSPPYLSVSPQNTSSFMTGVSFASGGAGIFNGTDRTLGQAIPLTKQVGKYESVYGKLIQRLGLAGAQKRLSKSLFVIVIGSNDIFDYSGSSDLQKKSTPQQYVDSMVLTIKGLLKRLYTSGARKFVFAGIGPLGCIPSQRIKNQTDHGCNEGSNLMAVAYNKGLNSILQELKSNLNAISYSYFDTYALMQNIIQNPATYGFTEVEAACCGRGKLNAQIPCLPISKYCSNRRDHVFWDLYHPTETTASILVDAIFNGPLQYTFPMNVRQLVTV, encoded by the exons ATGGGCAACAAGTCATTTCTTCCAAGTTTCTTGGTTGGTTTTGCCCTTATCTTGAGCCTCAAATTCGCCAACGCTCAAATGGTGCCagccatttttgtttttggtgactCCCTGGTAGACGTGGGCAACAACAATTACCTCCCAGTGTCGGTTGCCAAAGCAGATTTCCCTCACAACGGCATCGATTTTCCTACAAAGAAAGCTACAGGAAGGTTTAGTAATGGGAAGAACGCAGCGGATTTCCTCG CTCAGAAAGTGGGCTTACCTACTTCACCGCCATACCTATCCGTCTCGCCACAGAATACCTCCTCCTTTATGACTGGTGTCAGCTTCGCTTCTGGTGGTGCGGGAATCTTTAATGGCACAGATCGAACTTTG GGCCAAGCTATACCACTCACTAAACAAGTTGGCAAATATGAATCAGTATACGGCAAACTGATCCAACGGCTGGGATTGGCAGGCGCACAGAAGCGCCTGTCTAAATCACTCTTTGTCATTGTCATTGGTAGCAATGATATTTTCGATTACTCCGGTTCGTCTGATCTCCAAAAGAAAAGCACCCCACAACAATACGTGGATTCGATGGTTCTTACAATCAAAGGCCTGCTTAAG AGATTGTACACTTCTGGTGCACGTAAATTTGTATTTGCTGGCATTGGGCCACTTGGCTGCATTCCATCACAAAGGATTAAGAACCAAACAGATCATGGATGCAACGAGGGCAGTAATCTCATGGCTGTTGCGTACAATAAAGGGCTAAACTCGATATTGCAGGAATTGAAATCAAATCTCAATGCCATATCCTATTCCTATTTCGACACCTACGCCTTGATGCAAAATATCATTCAAAACCCAGCAACCTATG GGTTTACCGAGGTTGAAGCTGCTTGTTGTGGGCGTGGGAAATTGAACGCCCAGATTCCATGTCTGCCCATTTCAAAATATTGCTCCAATAGGAGAGATCATGTTTTCTGGGATTTGTATCATCCTACAGAGACTACTGCCAGCATTCTTGTTGATGCTATTTTCAATGGACCACTACAATATACATTCCCCATGAATGTGAGGCAGCTTGTGACAGTTTAA